A portion of the Streptomyces erythrochromogenes genome contains these proteins:
- a CDS encoding dsDNA nuclease domain-containing protein codes for MADPIAIGTRNDSGSAVLRGYEYQTHVTALSVLEMLADQHVQHVTCEHIGDVIVARSAAGQASGGLFWEFQAIRARSSTRPWRLGEVAKGPLKQLWHSYEAVRGQKLSYGLTAVLEGSLHPADPLVAALAHGEGAQHEQCLQRVATHLSAGIQEVSGFLDLVRVQELPGDIESRNLDFLHELAPSLTGAEITNLYTELVRRVRAAMQGRLESWWDDAAGVQGLSTGELGKRIGPRAVADIRQRLYRPDHVRADDSDRFSGDAPAPVHGPRGSAPYDARGMRGDYACEKHPFHRQEDGMADVFHATHKPTGTPVVLKKLRDKHPPLHKVARMTREIEVGRLLSEHPNAMPVWDADADCKWFVMPKAQTVATQCLDELKDPAALRDLVESVCSALAAAHGMQASASEHGWVHRDIKPSNVLRLDGRWVLADWGIARRPPGQTTHPQRTRVGVSMGSAGFAAPELSNDAHSAGPPTDIYSLGQLIGWAVTGRDPLQNVALIPESGPWRAVVREATRTDPRRRPATVRAFLDLIAQEIDTPPIPPVVQAAALRDSLNAGEPNAPEELVVLAAAHPDDAALYCDVLLAIDPEVLIPALMADIPRALEIVQAMPELLDTHRSPERGEVDALILWLFTVARYAADAGRLHLLEESCNGAFSWDAAWDQWRPQDKIRPWLRTLTGDAAGSVAGALRDHPDCARHFSSLANELGVDHRIRSAVSSPSRGSATTAGVR; via the coding sequence ATGGCAGATCCGATTGCGATCGGCACTCGGAACGATTCTGGCTCGGCTGTGCTCCGGGGGTATGAGTACCAGACTCATGTGACGGCACTCTCCGTTCTGGAGATGCTGGCTGACCAGCACGTCCAGCACGTGACGTGTGAGCACATCGGGGACGTGATCGTTGCCCGCAGCGCCGCAGGGCAGGCCAGCGGCGGTCTGTTCTGGGAGTTCCAGGCGATCAGGGCTAGAAGCTCCACCAGGCCGTGGAGGCTCGGAGAGGTAGCCAAGGGACCGCTGAAGCAGCTGTGGCACTCCTATGAGGCGGTGAGGGGACAGAAGCTCTCCTACGGGCTTACGGCTGTCCTGGAAGGCTCCCTCCATCCTGCTGACCCTCTCGTTGCGGCTCTTGCCCATGGGGAAGGCGCGCAGCACGAACAGTGCCTGCAACGGGTGGCAACCCATCTGAGCGCTGGCATCCAGGAGGTTTCTGGCTTCTTGGACCTGGTACGCGTCCAGGAGCTGCCTGGAGACATCGAGTCGCGGAACCTCGACTTCCTCCACGAACTGGCTCCGTCTTTGACCGGTGCGGAGATCACCAACCTCTACACCGAGCTGGTTCGTCGTGTCAGGGCGGCAATGCAAGGTCGCCTGGAGTCTTGGTGGGATGACGCGGCAGGAGTGCAAGGTCTGTCGACAGGAGAGTTGGGCAAACGGATCGGGCCGAGGGCTGTCGCCGACATCCGGCAGCGTCTGTATCGTCCGGACCACGTGCGGGCTGACGACTCGGATCGCTTCAGCGGCGATGCACCGGCGCCGGTCCACGGGCCCCGTGGCTCGGCTCCGTACGATGCTCGCGGTATGCGAGGGGACTACGCCTGCGAGAAACACCCCTTCCATCGCCAAGAGGACGGCATGGCTGACGTCTTCCACGCGACCCACAAGCCAACGGGCACACCCGTGGTCCTCAAGAAGCTGCGCGACAAGCACCCGCCCCTTCACAAGGTTGCCCGGATGACCCGTGAGATTGAGGTTGGCCGTCTCCTGAGCGAGCACCCGAACGCGATGCCGGTCTGGGACGCGGACGCGGACTGCAAGTGGTTCGTCATGCCGAAGGCGCAGACCGTCGCAACGCAGTGTCTCGACGAACTGAAGGATCCGGCTGCGCTGCGGGATCTCGTGGAGAGCGTGTGCTCGGCTCTGGCGGCTGCCCACGGCATGCAGGCATCAGCCTCCGAACACGGGTGGGTGCACCGGGACATCAAGCCGTCTAACGTGCTCCGGCTTGACGGGAGATGGGTTCTGGCTGACTGGGGCATTGCCCGCCGTCCGCCTGGCCAGACCACCCATCCGCAGCGCACGAGGGTCGGGGTAAGCATGGGCTCGGCGGGCTTTGCCGCCCCCGAGCTGAGCAACGACGCGCACAGCGCTGGCCCGCCGACCGACATCTACAGTCTGGGGCAGTTGATCGGCTGGGCGGTCACAGGCAGGGATCCACTGCAGAACGTTGCTCTCATCCCGGAGTCGGGGCCCTGGCGTGCGGTTGTTCGGGAGGCGACGCGCACGGACCCCAGGAGACGGCCGGCAACGGTGCGAGCGTTCCTTGATCTCATAGCCCAGGAGATCGACACACCTCCCATTCCGCCCGTAGTACAGGCCGCGGCACTCCGTGACTCCCTGAACGCTGGAGAACCGAACGCCCCCGAGGAACTGGTGGTCCTGGCCGCCGCCCACCCTGACGACGCTGCCCTGTACTGCGACGTACTCCTTGCCATCGACCCCGAGGTGCTCATACCGGCACTGATGGCCGACATCCCTCGGGCACTCGAGATCGTCCAGGCAATGCCCGAGCTTCTGGACACACACCGCTCACCGGAGCGCGGGGAAGTCGACGCCCTGATCCTGTGGCTGTTCACCGTCGCACGCTACGCCGCTGATGCAGGCCGGCTGCACCTGCTGGAGGAAAGCTGCAATGGTGCGTTTAGCTGGGACGCTGCGTGGGACCAGTGGAGACCGCAGGACAAGATCAGGCCCTGGCTTCGTACGCTGACCGGGGATGCTGCCGGCTCGGTCGCTGGAGCTCTGCGCGATCATCCCGACTGTGCCCGTCACTTCTCCTCACTCGCGAACGAGTTGGGAGTTGATCACAGGATCCGATCAGCAGTTTCGTCACCGTCTCGGGGTTCGGCCACAACTGCTGGGGTGAGGTAG